Genomic DNA from Bacteroidales bacterium:
AGCTGTAAATCTTAAGCCGTATTTCGTTTGCTATTCTGGTATCCATCCGGTCGAAGGAGTGTCCCCCGGGCACAGCCTGGTAAATCTCGTACTCGAATTCCTTATTCCCGGCTTTCAGTGCCTTGATCAGGTGCTCCACTTCCAGCACATTCACATCTGCGTCGTTGGTGTTGGTATGAATAAGCAAGGGAGTGTCCTGAAGCTTGTGTGCATTCCACGCCGGGGAACGGCGGCGGTACTCCTCCACATTTTCATAGGCTGTCTGACCGATATGGTAGTCCGCCGAATAAAGGTCCCGGTAAGCCTGGGTCTTGTATCCCATTCGCGCGATCAGATCACTCACCGGAACACCGGCGAAGGCCACCTGGTAGTCGTCCGGATAATCGAATATATTCATCAGGGAGATCAGACCGCCATGGCTCCAGCCCATGATGCCCACCCGTTCCCCGTCCACGATGTCAAAGTTTTCAACCATATAGTCCCGGCTGGCTTTCACATCTTCGACTTCCAGTCCGCCGTAGTCGATTTTTTCATAGTGGCCCTTCCCGTAACCGGTGCTCCCCCGGTATTCTGCTGCAACAATGATGTAGCCCTGAGCGATGAGTTCCCGGATGATATGGGTATAGTAGGTGGAGAAATCGGAATGCACCCCTCCGTGGGGCAGAACGATCAGCGGGTATTTTTCAGCCGGGTCGACGTTCTTTGGGATTATGGTATAACTCCAGAATTTCACGGGATTGCCCGCCCCCTGAGCGGTGGGGTTTTCTTCTTTCCACAGAGGTGGCC
This window encodes:
- a CDS encoding prolyl oligopeptidase family serine peptidase, whose translation is MNKKVFTWMWLVLLALPCPRLWAQSGGEPQDQIEVLNRQISDMEHSFDVLSKKIDDVLWMQKLEDVAWMDKVYIYGPPLWKEENPTAQGAGNPVKFWSYTIIPKNVDPAEKYPLIVLPHGGVHSDFSTYYTHIIRELIAQGYIIVAAEYRGSTGYGKGHYEKIDYGGLEVEDVKASRDYMVENFDIVDGERVGIMGWSHGGLISLMNIFDYPDDYQVAFAGVPVSDLIARMGYKTQAYRDLYSADYHIGQTAYENVEEYRRRSPAWNAHKLQDTPLLIHTNTNDADVNVLEVEHLIKALKAGNKEFEYEIYQAVPGGHSFDRMDTRIANEIRLKIYSFLAAELNPPHPIKDIKSLKKAAYRY